Proteins encoded together in one Coffea arabica cultivar ET-39 chromosome 2c, Coffea Arabica ET-39 HiFi, whole genome shotgun sequence window:
- the LOC113723433 gene encoding uncharacterized protein: MAPCRMLNQIPRELVDWKNNMAHEVNRLFPCIGHLPSLLNITPNVAIVQALLEFWDPDSSVFRFGECELTLTLEEIEGLLQVPGKGHPMVYPMNGTREQFCKFLGLKQFSMSQHPDVRSCPLEFLYKRFGEKESYDHHHEDFFVSREQWEEKRVLAFGITLINLLLFPKKHGKVTFSTVNMVQSVFLGIRGKTPTLVPVIIADIFAAVTECRKKRGFFYASNLVLQIWVMEHLSKRTLNPLGSCLPTANWVESHRERVRKYYRIESPSLFIQEFNALTSDKIQWVLDWTKVRDPAFRTTQLDFIPLASTGGLIVYVPQRVMRQFGYPQRVPTIQRMGSIELNTVTECQTMVLEAWGNLCSLDNLHLDQVNKVEPKVVLEYNEWIKSIMEQGRERASLVSLSLEEQNEKLRKELENRQLQIMVADQALEDARSQLKKEAKKTENLEKALSAFGKIQDEIRKLSIGSSRESQHTKLARHEDFVRMVSRTINEIVKKD; the protein is encoded by the coding sequence ATGGCTCCGTGTAGAATGCTCAATCAGATACCTCGTGAGCTAGTAGATTGGAAGAACAATATGGCACATGAAGTGAACAGACTTTTCCCGTGTATAGGACATTTACCTAGTCTCTTGAACATAACTCCGAATGTAGCCATTGTCCAAGCTTTGCTCGAGTTCTGGGATCCAGACAGCTCTGTTTTCCGATTTGGAGAGTGCGAATTAACACTAACCCTGGAGGAGATAGAAGGATTGTTACAAGTGCCTGGGAAAGGTCACCCTATGGTATACCCAATGAATGGCACCAGAGAACAATTTTGTAAGTTCTTAGGGTTGAAACAGTTTAGCATGAGTCAACACCCAGACGTAAGATCATGCCCGCTGGAGTTCTTATACAAGCGATTCGGGGAAAAGGAATCCTATGATCATCACCACGAGGACTTTTTCGTTAGTAGAGAACAGTGGGAAGAGAAACGAGTACTAGCTTTTGGGATAACTCTGATTAATCTACTCCTGTTTCCGAAAAAGCATGGGAAAGTTACGTTTTCAACGGTCAACATGGTTCAGAGTGTGTTTTTGGGAATTAGAGGAAAAACTCCTACCTTAGTACCCGTTATCATTGCTGACATTTTCGCCGCTGTTACTGAGTGCCGAAAGAAGAGAGGGTTTTTCTATGCATCCAACCTGGTACTTCAAATATGGGTGATGGAGCATCTGTCAAAAAGAACACTGAATCCGTTGGGATCATGCCTTCCAACAGCAAATTGGGTTGAGTCGCACCGAGAGAGGGTTAGAAAATACTATCGAATAGAGTCTCCGAGTTTGTTTATTCAGGAATTCAATGCTTTGACTTCGGATAAGATACAATGGGTTCTTGATTGGACGAAAGTAAGGGATCCAGCTTTCAGGACAACACAACTTGATTTTATCCCGTTAGCAAGCACCGGTGGATTGATTGTGTATGTGCCACAACGAGTTATGAGACAGTTTGGGTATCCGCAGCGAGTGCCGACCATACAAAGGATGGGGAGCATCGAACTCAATACAGTCACCGAATGCCAGACTATGGTGCTGGAAGCTTGGGGGAATCTGTGTAGTCTGGACAACCTGCATTTGGACCAAGTGAATAAAGTAGAGCCTAAGGTCGTCTTAGAGTACAACGAATGGATCAAATCAATAATGGAACAAGGAAGAGAAAGGGCATCGTTGGTCTCCCTTAGTCTTGAGGAGCAGAATGAAAAGTTGAGGAAAGAGTTGGAGAATCGTCAGTTGCAGATCATGGTAGCCGATCAAGCATTGGAAGACGCCCGCTCACAATTGAAGAAAGAGGCCAAAAAGACCGAGAACTTGGAAAAGGCATTGAGTGCATTTGGCAAAATCCAAGATGAAATTCGGAAACTTAGTATCGGGAGTTCTAGGGAGTCCCAACACACTAAACTAGCTAGACATGAAGACTTTGTAAGAATGGTCAGTCGAACCATCAATGAAATTGTAAAGAAGGATTAA
- the LOC113724441 gene encoding uncharacterized protein, which produces MSTHPESSERPATSSTDLANLGAQLSEVLNRFNELSVEMMAQRHVIDQLVASGASGEQQHAPLPPGQSEPILLPYAQISVSSQAMNPPEETFTYPTHGPPPTYAPHIQTNPPQVQISQNYPPITVSMPFEPQGPHYYATAEPFTLDTAVQGKTEVGGSSVPVDKNLLKRLDRFEEFIRKSQGVSKQGGLDYNELCLFPDMQLPVGFKAPKFTKYDGTGNPKTHLRMFANKLGRPIDDENLPVRLFPESLEGDALDWYSNLKPEDMKSWMDLSTAFVRQYEYNCELAPTRTTLEGTKRKPSEDHKTYAKRWRKLAAKVEPPMTENEIVRTFIKAHDPPYFEEIFRMTGCSFAEIVNKLEEYDEFIRAGKIVNVSALKSQLEAMQSQSGSSKKAQFKKKDEEASFVWDQGFSSRPRYQQNPTYSPCYLYQPHPRPVYNTTINHPRPRPNYPNTPSTPFHVSPPNLQIRPRPPFNPRPIPSPNPNYQYQQTRDTQNPTPYRTFTNLGRPVDQLYEQLKAAGKIGTVPPKTYPRGFPPGYDPQSFCAYHSGSPGHPTANCWALKHKIQDMIDAGDIILRRKDEQGPSVSNNPFPQHKDTVGTITIEEGIEDPTQYIVDEAEIMGVIGEPFILEEEAYKVEENTDPFILEMIPFECEPSELVVLELPEQTPVLNLQEVPWNYSEPTLLIGERKVPKKEVDAITRSGRIIGEPAVDESSKAKEGATPTKPIVTDEEAFNFLKMLKKSEYKVVEQLDKMPAQISMLNLLLTSELHREALVKVLTEAQVPKNIPIDKFANVVEHVLASSRISFSDEDLTAEGIGHNKALYISVRCNGKLLPKVLIDNGSALNICPWNTLVKLGFQETKLRPSTTVVRGFDGAKSEPMGEVDLVIEIGPAQFQVMCQVMNFSSVYNILLGRPWIHTSGAIPSSLHQLLRFVVNDQLITVFAEDDCTMIVNSGPNEEDSKTSLFSSHHVADIVSVGWISKEKPVVEMNLPEASVMMAKEMIRGRYEMGKGLGRNLQGVLEPIELQGKKDTFGLGFQPTARDKKEMMNRKKAEKEGRQLIMNVPPLYCTFPYPSEVIKSEVDPIEEVEVGLSELFVGVISEREPLEDPGFPEVPIEAMKNWTQIQDESDNEEESESLLKDFEQYEEKSKPNLEETEAVNIGTETEVKEIKVSIHLNKKQRKEMIEFLTMFQDVFAWSYDDMPGISTDIVVHRLPTDPSFPPVKQKPRKFKPDMSLKIKEQIEKQLNARIIMVSHYPIWLSNPVPVPKKSGEVRVCVDYRDLNKASPKDDFPLPNIHILLDNTAGHEIESFADCFAGYHQILMAEEDREKTAFITPWGTFCYRVMPFGLKNAGATYQRTMTTLFHDMIHKEMEVYVDDIIIKSERTEDHLIDLGRLFERLRKYDLKLNPAKCAFGAPAGKLLGFIVSKKGIEIDPAKIKAIREMPVPRTQKDVKSFLGKINFIGRFIAQLTHTCEPLFKLLKKNVSLQWNEECQQAFDKIKDYLLHPPVLVPPKPGRPLIMYLSVLDEAMGCVLGQHDESGKREQAIYYLSKKFTAYEANYSFLERSCCALAWAVQKLRHYLLSHTTYLISRSDPLKYLLGKPMPTGRMAKWQMILSEFDIIFTTQKAIKGQAVADHLAENPLKDDYQPLHTYFPDEEALFVGIAEDMNDQCPEWRLFFDGASNSFGAGIGAVLVSPEGKHYPGSAKLRFSCTNNMAEYEACIFGLKMALEMEIKDLLVFSDSDLLVHQTLKEWITRDSKILPYHCNLLELANKFRSLEFRHIPRVRNVFADALATLSSMIQHPDELIIEPIQIHLQGKPAHCLVVEKSSDGRPWYNDIKEFLKTGSYPSGADMTAKSFLRRLSSKFFLNGEVVYRRTSDLGLLRCVDEDEAEYLMKEVHSGVCGSHMNGHLLAKKIMRTGYFWLTMEHDCIVFVRKCIKCQLHGDVMHTPPTELHSMTAPWPCSMWGMDVIGAIDPPASNGHRFILVAIEYFTKWVEAESYKHVTKKVVTDFLRKNIICRFGVPETLITDNAKNLNNDMVDGLCAQFKIKHRNSSIYRPQMNGAVEAANKNLKKIIRKMIERHRDWHEKLPYALMAYRTVIRTSTGTTPYNLMYGMEAVLPAEVEIPSLRILMEAKLEEAEWIQQRHEQLSLIDEKRLNAICHGQCYQKRVARAYNKRVRPRVFTEGDKVLKHILPAQEEAKGKFAPNWQGPFIVQKVLPGGALILAEMDGQVFPQPINSDMCKKFFI; this is translated from the exons atgagtacccaTCCGGAATCATCTGAAAGGCCCGCAACATCATCAACTGATTTGGCAAATCTGGGAGCTCAGCTGAGCGAGGTTCTCAACCGGTTTAATGAGCTAAGTGTTGAAATGATGGCCCAACGGCATGTAATCGATCAATTGGTAGCTAGTGGCGCTAGCGGTGAGCAGCAACATGCACCCTTACCCCCGGGCCAATCTGAACCAATACTCTTACCATATGCTCAAATCTCGGTTTCTTCACAAGCTATGAATCCACCCGAAGAAACCTTTACTTATCCCACTCATGGCCCACCACCTACATATGCACCTCACATCCAAACTAATCCTCCTCAAGTCCAAATTTCCCAGAATTATCCGCCCATTACTGTGAGCATGCCTTTCGAACCACAAGGACCACATTATTACGCCACCGCTGAACCATTCACCCTAGATACCGCCGTTCAAGGGAAAACTGAAGTTGGGGGGTCGTCCGTGCCCGTGGACAAGAATTTACTAAAGAGATTGGATCGGTTCGAGGAGTTTATAAGGAAAAGCCAAGGTGTGAGCAAACAAGGAGGTTTGGACTACAACGAGCTGTGCCTGTTTCCGGATATGCAGTTGCCGGTGGGTTTCAAAGCACCCAAATTTACCAAGTACGACGGAACGGGGAATCCCAAAACCCACCTTCGGATGTTTGCAAACAAGCTGGGAAGACCAATAGACGATGAGAATCTGCCGGTACGCTTATTTCCCGAGAGTTTAGAAGGCGACGCGTTGgattggtattccaatttgaagcCTGAAGATATGAAATCTTGGATGGATTTATCGACTGCTTTTGTGAGGCAGTATGAATATAATTGTGAGCTCGCTCCGACGAGGACCACATTGGAGGGGACCAAGAGGAAGCCATCGGAGGACCATAAGACATATgcgaagagatggaggaaattggCCGCCAAAGTGGAGCCGCCTATGACTGAAAACGAGATTGTTCGCACGTTTATTAAAGCTCATGACCCACCCTACTTTGAAGagattttccgtatgactgggtgttcctttgctgaaattgttaacaaattgGAAGAGTATGACGAGTTTATAAGGGCAGGCAAGATTGTTAATGTTTCAGCTTTAAAGTCACAGTTGGAAGCTATGCAGAGTCAGAGTGGCAGTAGTAAAAAGGCTCAATTTAAGAAGAAAGATGAGGAAGCCTCTTTTGTCTGGGACCAGGGTTTTTCTTCTCGGCCTAGATACCAACAAAATCCCACCTACTCACCTTGTTACTTATATCAACCACACCCACGCCCTGTTTACAATACCACTATCAACCACCCCCGTCCTCGACCAAATTATCCAAACACACCATCGACGCCATTTCATGTTTCCCCACCAAACTTGCAAATTAGACCTCGCCCTCCTTTTAACCCAAGACCTATTCCATCTCCTAACCCAAATTACCAGTACCAACAAACCCGTGACACCCAAAATCCAACCCCATACCGAACCTTTACCAATCTAGGTCGACCTGTTGACCAGTTATATGAGCAATTAAAAGCTGCTGGGAAGATTGGTACGGTACCCCCTAAGACCTATCCCAGGGGATTTCCCCCTGGTTATGATCCTCAATCGTTTTGCGCTTATCATTCGGGATCCCCTGGACATCCGACGGCCAATTGCTGGGCACTTaagcataaaattcaagatatgattgatgCTGGAGACATAATTCTGAGAAGGAAAGATGAACAAGGGCCAAGTGTTAGCAACAATCCTTTTCCTCAGCACAAGGATACTGTGGGAACTATCACCATAGAGGAAGGGATTGAGGACCCTACACAGTACATTGTAGACGAGGCCGAGATCATGGGGGTCATTGGAGAACCGTTTATATTGGAGGAGGAAGCCTATAAAGTTGAAGAGAATACTGATCCTTTTATTTTGGAAATGATACCCTTTGAATGTGAGCCTTCGGAACTCGTGGTACTTGAATTGCCTGAGCAAACTCCTGTTCTTAATTTACAAGAGGTCCCGTGGAATTATAGCGAACCTACACTGTTAATTGGAGAGAGGAAGGTGCCTAAGAAGGAAGTGGATGCCATCACTAGATCAGGGAGAATCATAGGGGAGCCTGCAGTTGATGAGTcctcaaaagcaaaagaaggtGCTACACCAACGAAACCCATAGTGACGGATGAAGAGGCTTTTAATTTCCTTAAGATGTTAAAGAAGAGTGAGTATAAGGTAGTCGAGCAATTGGACAAGATGCCCGCTCAAATTTCCATGTTAAATCTGCTCTTAACCTCGGAACTTCACCGAGAGGCTCTGGTCAAGGTCTTAACTGAGGCTCAAGTGCCTAAAAATATTCCAATTGACAAATTCGCCAATGTAGTTGAACATGTTTTGGCTTCCAGTCGGATTTCTTTTTCTGATGAAGATCTAACTGCCGAGGGGATTGGACACAACAAAGCTTTGTATATCTCAGTCCGCTGTAACGGGAAACTCTTGCCAAAGGTTCTGATAGACAATGGCTCCGCTCTCAATATCTGCCCTTGGAATACTTTGGTTAAGTTAGGATTTCAAGAGACTAAATTGCGGCCGTCAACCACTGTGGTGAGAGGATTTGATGGCGCAAAAAGTGAACCAATGGGGGAAGTGGATTTAGTGATCGAAATCGGACCTGCCCAGTTTCAGGTCATGTGCCAAGTCATGAATTTTTCAAGTGTTTATAACATTCTCCTTGGACGGCCTTGGATTCACACCTCGGGCGCTATACCCTCTTCACTTCATCAGTTGCTGAGATTTGTGGTGAATGATCAATTGATCACAGTTTTTGCGGAGGATGATTGCACAATGATTGTTAACTCTGGACCAAATGAGGAGGATAGTAAAACATCTCTGTTTTCTTCTCACCATGTGGCTGACATTGTTTCCGTAGGATGGATATCTAAGGAGAAGCCCGTGGTGGAAATGAATCTGCCAGAAGCTAGTGttatgatggctaaagagatgatTCGAGGAAGATATGAGATGGGCAAGGGCCTCGGGCGCAACCTGCAGGGAGTTTTGGAGCCAATAGAACTTCAAGGAAAGAAGGATACTTTCGGATTAGGGTTTCAACCTACTGCCAGGGATAAGAAAGAAATGATGAATCGTAAAAAGGCGGAGAAGGAAGGAAGGCAGCTTATCATGAATGTCCCACCATTGTATTGTACTTTTCCTTACCCATCAGAGGTGATCAAATCTGAAGTAGACCCGATCGAGGAAGTGGAGGTTGGGTTATCTGAGCTATTTGTGGGGGTTATTTCTGAAAGGGAGCCGTTGGAGGACCCAGGATTTCCAGAGGTGCCTATTGAAGCAATGAAGAACTGGACCC AAATTCAAGACGAGAGCGATAACGAGGAAGAATCTGAATCTTTATTAAAGGattttgaacaatatgaggagaaatccaaaccGAACTTAGAAGAAACAGAAGCTGTTAATATTGGCACTGAGACTGAAGTTAAGGAGATAAAAGTTAGCATTCATTTGAATAAGAAACAGAGAAAAGAGATGATTGAGTTCTTGACCATGTTTCAAGATGTATTTGcctggtcctatgatgatatgccTGGAATTTCAACAGATATAGTGGTCCACCGATTACCGACTGATCCAAGTTTTCCACCAGTAAAGCAGAAACCTCGCAAGTTTAAGCCGGACATGAGCCTCAAAATTAAGGAGCAAATCGAGAAACAGCTCAATGCTAGAATTATTATGGTGTCTCATTATCCCATTTGGCTTTCAAACCCTGTACCTGTTCCGAAGAAAAGTGGAGAAGTGCGAGTATGTGTCGATTACAGGGATCTTAACAAGGCCAGCCCGAAAGATGATTTTCCATTGCCGAACattcatattcttttggatAATACCGCAGGGCATGAGATTGAATCATTTGCTGATTGTTTTGCTGGATATCACCAGATCTTAATGGCTGAGGAGGATAGGGAGAAAACTGCTTTTATCACGCCATGGGGGACATTTTGTTACCGAGTAATGCCGTTTGGACTAAAAAATGCAGGCGCTACTTATCAAAGGACTATGACCACCCTTTTTCATGATATGATTCATAAGGAGATGGAGGTTTATGTGGACGATATCATTATCAAATCCGAGAGAACGGAGGATCATTTGATTGACTTGGGGAGGTTATTTGAAAGATTGAGGAAATATGATTTAAAACTAAACCCTGCAAAGTGTGCATTTGGGGCCCCTGCCGGAAAGTTATTGGGATTCATTGTCAGTAAGAAGGGTATTGAGATAGATCCGGCAAAGATTAAGGCCATTCGTGAGATGCCAGTGCCAAGAACGCAAAAAGACGTGAAGAGTTTTTTAGGAAAGATTAATTTTATTGGGAGATTCATTGCCCAATTGACCCATACGTGTGAGCCTTTGTTCaaattattaaagaaaaatgtgTCCTTGCAATGGAATGAGGAATGCCAGCaagcgtttgataaaattaaagatTACCTGTTGCACCCCCCGGTTTTAGTGCCACCCAAACCCGGGCGACCTTTGATCATGTATCTATCGGTGTTGGACGAAGCTATGGGGTGTGTATTGGGACAACATGACGAATCGGGGAAGAGGGAGCAAGCTATCTATTACCTTAGTAAGAAGTTCACTGCGTATGAGGCCAACTATTCTTTTCTTGAGAGGAGTTGCTGTGCTCTAGCTTGGGCCGTCCAAAAATTGAGACATTACTTGCTCAGTCATACTACTTACCTTATTTCCCGCTCCGaccctttgaaatatttgttggGAAAGCCTATGCCGACGGGACGTATGGCGAAATGGCAGATGATTCTTTCGGAATTTGACATTATTTTCACTACTCAAAAGGCCATCAAAGGCCAGGCTGTGGCCGACCATTTAGCTGAAAATCCGCTGAAAGATGACTATCAACCACTTCACACTTATTTTCCGGATGAGGAGGCCTTGTTCGTGGGTATAGCAGAAGATATGAATGATCAATGCCCGGAGTGGAGGTTGTTCTTTGACGGTGCATCAAATTCCTTCGGGGCCGGTATTGGAGCTGTTCTAGTATCGCCTGAAGGAAAACATTACCCTGGTTCGGCCAAACTCCGATTTTCCTGTACtaacaacatggctgaatatgaagcttgcatttttgggttaaaaatggCATTAGAAATGGAGATTAAGGATTTACTAGtattcagtgattcagatttgcttgTACATCAGACTCTTAAGGAGTGGATTACTCGGGATTCAAAGATCTTGCCCTATCATTGCAACTTACTGGAGTTAGCCAATAAATTTAGGAGTTTGGAGTTTCGGCATATTCCCCGTGTCAGAAATGTCTTCGCCGATGCATTGGCCACTTTATCTTCAATGATCCAACATCCGGATGAGTTAATAATTGAACCCATCCAGATTCATCTACAAGGGAAACCTGCTCACTGCCTAGTTGTGGAAAAGTCTTCCGATGGCCGTCCCTGGTACAATGATATCaaggaatttctcaaaacaGGATCCTACCCATCTGGGGCTGATATGACTGCCAAAAGTTTCTTGCGTAGATTATCATCTAAATTCTTCTTGAATGGAGAAGTAGTATACAGAAGAACGTCGGATTTGGGCCTTCTGAGGTGTGTTGACGAAGATGAGGCGGAATACCTGATGAAGGAAGTACATAGTGGAGTGTGTGGATCACATATGAATGGCCATTTATTAGCAAAGAAGATCATGAGGACTGGATATTtttggcttactatggagcatgattgtatagttTTTGTTAGGAAATGCATCAAGTGTCAATTGCATGGAGATGTTATGCACACTCCCCCTACAGAATTACACAGTATGACTGCTCCTTGGCCATGTTCGATGTGGGGTATGGATGTGATTGGAGCCATTGACCCTCCCGCTTCAAATGGGCATCGGTTTATTCTGGTGGCAATTGAATACTTTACTAAGTGGGTCGAAGCTGAGTCTTATAAACATGTGACTAAGAAGGTGGTAACAGACTTTCTAAGAAAGAATATCATTTGTCGTTTCGGAGTGCCGGAGACATTAATCACTGATAATGCCAAAAATCTcaacaatgacatggtggatGGTTTGTGCGCACAGTTCAAAATCAAGCATCGAAACTCCTCTATTTATAGGCCACAAATGAATGGAGCAGTAGAGGCTGCGAATAAGAACTTGAAGAAAATAATCCGTAAGATGATTGAGAGACACcgtgattggcatgaaaagctCCCTTATGCGTTAATGGCATATAGAACTGTTATTCGGACTTCTACTGGGACGACTCCCTACaatctcatgtatggaatggaagcagtTTTACCAGCCGAAGTCGAAATCCCTTCTTTGCGTATTTTAATGGAGGCCAAACTGGAGGAGGCTGAATGGATTCAACAACGTCATGAGCAGTTGTCTTTAATCGATGAGAAAAGGTTAAATGCCATTTGTCATGGTCAATGCTATCAAAAAAGGGTAGCCCGTGCTTACAATAAGAGGGTCAGACCACGGGTGTTCACAGAAGGAGATAAAGTGTTGAAACACATTTTGCCAGCACAAGAGGAAGCTAAGGGGAAATTTGCACCAAATTGGCAAGGCCCTTTTATTGTCCAGAAAGTTTTGCCCGGAGGAGCGCTCATTCTTGCAGAAATGGATGGGCAAGTGTTCCCTCAACCAATCAATTCagatatgtgtaagaaattctttataTGA